The genomic stretch CAAGAGCGTGGATACGCGCAGGTTCGGGATGAAGACGAACGCCGTGAGCATCACCCCCGCGATGTTGCCGAGGGTGCTGATGCCGTAGACCAGACCCGAGGCCGAGCCGGGCGAGCGACCGAAGGAGGAGAGAAATTGCACGCATTGTGGTCCGAAGGAGGAGAGGGCGGTGACCGGCACGAAGAAAAGCCCGGCACACGCGACGAGCAACCCGACGTTCATGTCTTCGAAACGAACCTCGATCCAACCGAGGAGCGAGCGACCGGCGAGAGCAGTGAGCGCGAGCGAGGCCACGCCGATCGCGGCGATCGAGGTGCGCGCGAGGTTGCGGCGGCGCTCGGACAGCCCGCAGACCCAACCGCCGAGGATCGATCCGGTGCTGAAGGCTGCGAGGAAGGTGGAGATGAGCCACGCCCAGACGACGATCGAGGAGCCGAAGTGCGGGTTGAGCAGACGCGAGGCGAGCAGTTGGAAGCCCATGCTCAACACGCCGAGGACGACGACGAGGGTGTGAAAGAGGACGAGGATCACGCGGCGGCACGGTAGCCGCGTCTGTCGCGACCTGTCGAGAGGCGTGCGTACGAAGCACGGCCTCGCACTTCTGCGAGGCCGCGTTTCTGATTTCGGCTCGGCGCGTTCAGCCGCGCCGTTCGATGCGCGAGCGGGGCGGCATCGGGACCGGATCGCTGCTCGTCGGCATCGGAGGGTAGTCGGCGCGGCGCAGACCGGTGACGAGCGTGTCGATCTTCACGGGTTGGCCGGTCTCGAAGCACTTGTTCGCTGCGACTCCGATCAGGATCGAGGCCGCGCCACCGCGCTCGTCGGAGTTGCGGACGTATTTGTCGGGCGGAGGGTTGGAGAGGAAGATGTCGTCGAGCAGGACCTTGTCGCCGCCTCCGTGGCCACCGGTGCCGGTCCAAGGTTCGACGTCCACGGCGTCGCCGCGCAACGGGATCACGCGCGTCTTGATGCCGCCCTCCGCGATGCCGCCTTGCTCGGTGTTCGTGCCGCTCACGTAGATCTGTTCGACGATCGAGTGTTCGATGCGTCCCTTCGTGCCGTTGAAGGCGATCTGGTAGCCCTCCCACGAGTTGAAGGCGTTGAGCGAATAGCTGAGCGTCGCGCCGGTGTCGTACTTCACGATCACGTTCATCGTGTCTTCGATGTCGATCTCGGGTCGGAAGACGCACTTGTCGCGGAAGTAGCCGTCGTGGTGCTCTTGATCGAGGTAGAGCGTCTTGAGGCTCGGGATCGCCGCCATATCCAGAACGAAACTACACGCGTTCTTTTCCGGGCAGGTGTGGCAGCGCTCGTGGTGACTCTTCAAGCCGAGACGCTTCGCCATGGCCGGGGTGTAGAATTCGCGCTTGCCGGCGGCGAGGACTTCGACGGGGTTCGAACTGAGCCACCAGTTGACCAAGTCGAAATGGTGCGTGGCCTTGTGGATCATCAGCCCGCCCGAATACTTCTTCTGGCTGTGCCAGCGGCGGAAGTAGTCGGCACCGTGCGTGGTGTTGAGCAGCCACTGGAAGTCGACCGAGAGCACGTCGCCGATCTCGCCGCTCATGAGGATGTCCTTCACCTGCGTGCGCGGTGGTGCGTAACGGTAATTGAAGGTCACGCGCACGCCTTTGCCGGTGCGCTTCTGTGCGTCGAGGATGCGTTGGCATTTCTCCGCCGTGGTCGTCATCGGTTTCTCGGTGATGACGTCGCAACCGGCCTCGAGGCCCGCGACGATGTAGTCGTCGTGCGTGGAGTCCATCGTCGTGACGATCACGATGTCGGGCTTCTGCTCGCGGACCATCTTGCCGAAGTCGGCAGCGGCGTAGCCGGGGACTTCGGCGCCCATGCGACGAGCCGCGGCGCGGGCCAGTTCGACGCGACCCATGTTGAGGTCGCACAGACCGACGAGTTCGGCGTGTTCCTTGTATTCGCCGAGGATCGCGCCTTGATACATGCGGTAGCGCGAACCGGTGCCGACGATGACGTAGCGCTTGCGCTTGTGCGTTGCGCCTTGAGCGGTGACGCGGCTCGCGCCGAGCACGAGGCCTGCGCCGGCGACCGCGGCGGTCTTGACGAACGTGCGGCGATCGATCGACGCAGCGGGAGTTGGGGTCGGAGAGTTGGAAGGATTCGGGGTGGTCATGGATATCAGGGGTGAGCGTCCGCGAGTTCAGGGTTCGGCGCGAACGCGGGTTTCAGCATCCGGATGAACGACGGGAAGCCCAGCGCTTTCGAGGACGAGGATTCGGACCGTGCGGTTTCGGATGCGACTTCGTCTCGTCACCTCTCGGGGCCACGATCGCGCCGAAAGCGGTTCTTCTCCGACCTGTGGACACGGTGGAGCGAGATCGCCTCGGCACGGTTCCATGTCCGCTCGCTCCAAGGTCGGAGTGCTTCGTCCCATCCTCGCCGACCTCTTCGGGGAATCGGACAGGTTCGTGATGTTCGCACGAGCCGCCGCTTTCGGTGCGCGGTTCTTCCCCAAGACCAAGAAACAGTCCGCAACCAAACGACATCCATGAAAACCAGCCGTTTCCTCCTCACGCTTTCCTACTTCGGTCTCCTCCTTGCCGCCACGGCCACGGCGGCCACGAGCGAGGTAGCCACTACCAAAAAGAAGGGCCCGCCTCCCGACGCCGAGGCCATGCGCGCCTATCACCAAAAGGTGCTGTCCATCTACGATGAAGACGGCGACGGCCGGCTCGACGAGATCGAGCGCGCGGTGCTTCAGGCCGACATCGCGGAAGGCAAGATGGAGGCACCTCCGGCGGGGCCGCGTGGCGGTCGGGGTCGCGGTGGGCCACCTCCGGAAATCGTCGCGCAGTACGACGCGGACGGCGATGGAGTGTTGAACGAGACCGAGCATGCGGCGCTGCGGGCCGACATCGAGGCCGGCAAGGTCTCGCTCCCGATGCGTCCCGAGGGCCGGGGACCGCGCGGCGGCAAGAAAGCCGACACCGATTCGGACATCGCGACCGAAAGCTGAGCATTGCTCCCGGAGCGGTTTCTCTTCCTCGTTTTCCCGTTCGATCATCGCGTCCGTGGGCTCGGCTCGCGGACGCGCAACGCCTATCCCGTTGGCTCTCTTCGCGCACAAGTTCGGCAGCGCCGGTGACTCCTCCGTTTCCGTTCCGGGGGCGGGTCGCCGTTGGTGGGTGACGGCTCTGCTCTTCGTGGGCTTCTGGTCGGTGCTGATCCTCGCCTTCGCGGCGCAACTCGTTTTCACGGCTTCGTTTCCGTGGACGCAGGGCATCCGCGGAGCGTTGTTCGACTGGTTGCCGTGGGTCGTGCTCTCGCCCTTCGTCGCATGGCTCGCGTGGCGGTTTCCGTTGGAGAAGGGGAGACTGCGCTGGAGCATCCCGGTGCATGCCGTGGCGACGCTGCTCTGTCTCGTGGCGAGCGGTTTCATCTCGCATCAACTCTTGCCGCGGCCGCAGGGACCGTGGTCGGCAGGGCGCGAGCGGG from Opitutales bacterium ASA1 encodes the following:
- a CDS encoding Gfo/Idh/MocA family oxidoreductase, with the translated sequence MTTPNPSNSPTPTPAASIDRRTFVKTAAVAGAGLVLGASRVTAQGATHKRKRYVIVGTGSRYRMYQGAILGEYKEHAELVGLCDLNMGRVELARAAARRMGAEVPGYAAADFGKMVREQKPDIVIVTTMDSTHDDYIVAGLEAGCDVITEKPMTTTAEKCQRILDAQKRTGKGVRVTFNYRYAPPRTQVKDILMSGEIGDVLSVDFQWLLNTTHGADYFRRWHSQKKYSGGLMIHKATHHFDLVNWWLSSNPVEVLAAGKREFYTPAMAKRLGLKSHHERCHTCPEKNACSFVLDMAAIPSLKTLYLDQEHHDGYFRDKCVFRPEIDIEDTMNVIVKYDTGATLSYSLNAFNSWEGYQIAFNGTKGRIEHSIVEQIYVSGTNTEQGGIAEGGIKTRVIPLRGDAVDVEPWTGTGGHGGGDKVLLDDIFLSNPPPDKYVRNSDERGGAASILIGVAANKCFETGQPVKIDTLVTGLRRADYPPMPTSSDPVPMPPRSRIERRG